GGCACGCGGAAGACGTCGACCGTCTCGCCGTGGTCGACGGCAGCCACCTCCGACGGCCGCGTCCACCAGGCCGGCACGGGCGTCACCACGTGGTTGCTCACGGGAACGGCGAGCGGCGGCAGCTCGCCGAGCACCTCGACGCCGGTCGGGTCGAGCCCGGTCTCCTCGACGGCCTCGCGGACCGCGGCTGCGGCGGGGGAGTCGTCGTCGGGCTCGGTCCGACCACCCGGGAACGCGACCTGGCCGGCGTGATGGCCCAGGGTCGCGGCCCGACGCTGCAGCAGCACGTCGAGGTCGCCCGCGACGGCCGGCCGGTCCGCGTCGGCGGTCGCGGCGTCGAGCACGCCGAACAGCACGAGCACCGCCGCGGGGCGGGCGGCCGACACGTCGCGCAGCACGCGCGTCGGGTCGACCCGCCAGTCCAGCCCGCGTGCGCACAGGTCCAGCAGCTCGGCCCGGGCGCCGGCGGGGGTCGCGGGGGCCGACGTCATCCGCGCGTCCGGACGAGCTCCCCGAACGCGGCGAACGCCTTCTCGGCGGCGGGCACGAGCGTCGGCAGGTGCCGGGCACCGCCCGCGCGGACCGCGTCGACCTCGTCCGGGTCGAGCGCCGCCGTCATGTCGGGCGTGCCGAGCCACAGGTCGAGCATCGACGCGGTGACCTCGGGGTGGAACTGCAGCCCGAGCGCGCTGCCCGCGCGGAACGCCTGCACCGGGGTGGTCGGCGTCGACGCGAGCAGCGTCGCGCCCGCGGGCAGGTCGACGGCGTCGGAGTGCCAGTGCAGCACGGTCGGCCGGTCGCCGAGCGCGCCCAGCACGAGGTCCTCGGCGACGACGTCGACGGGGGCGAACCCGATCTCCGTGCCGTGCCGCAGGTGCAGCCGTGACCCGAGGGCGAGCGCGAGGACCTGCATGCCGAGGCACACGCCGAGCACGGGCACGTCGGCGTCCACCGCGTCGGCGAGCAGGCGCCGCTCGACGACCAGGCCAGGGAAGCGCTCGTCGTCGGCGTCCATCGGCCCGCCCATGACGACGACGCCGGACACCTCGTCGAGCGCGGGCAGCCGCGGCTCGGCGTCGTGCAGCACGGTGCGGATCCGCAACGGTCCGTCGATCCCGGCCGCGATCAGCCCCGGACCCTCGTGCGGGACGTGCGTGAGGACCAGGACGGGGCGCACGCCGGTCACCAGCCGTCGGGCAGCGGGCGGCCCTCCTCGTAGCCCGCCGCGGACTGGATGCCGACCGTCGCGCGGTCGAAGAGCTCCTCGAGCGAGGTCGCGCCGACGTACGTCGCGGCTGAGCGGACGCCCGCGGTGACGTGGTCGAGCAGGTCCTCCACACCGGGACGGCGCGGGTCGAGGTACATGCGCGAGGACGAGATGCCCTCCTCGTAGAGCGCCTTGCGGGCCCGCTCGAACGCCGAACCGCCCCGCGTGCGTGCGGCGACGGCACGCGCCGACGCCATGCCGAAGCTCTCCTTGTACAGGCGGCCCTCGCCGTCCTCGTGCAGGTCGCCGGGCGACTCGTGCGTCCCGGCGAACCAGGAGCCGATCATGACCTGCGACGCACCGGCTGCCAGCGCGAGCGCGACGTCGCGCGGGTGCCGCACGCCGCCGTCCGCCCACACGTGCCGGCCGAGCCGGCGGGCCTCGGCGGCGCACTCCAGCACGGCCGAGAACTGCGGGCGGCCGACCGCGGTCATCATGCGCGTCGTGCACATGGCGCCCGGCCCGACGCCGACCTTGACGATGTCGGCGCCGGCCTCGATCAGGTCGCGCGTGCCCTGGGCGGTCACGACGTTGCCCGCGACGACCGGCACCTGCGGGTCGAGCGAGCGCACGGCGCCGAGCGCCTCGAGCATCTTGCGCTGGTGGCCGTGCGCGGTGTCGACGACGAGCACGTCGACGCCCGCCTCGAGCAGCTCGGCCGTCTTCGCCTTGACGTCGCCGTTGATGCCGACGGCGGCGCCGACGCGCAGACGCCCCTCGGCGTCGGTCGCGGGCGCGTAGATCGACGAGCGCAGCGCGCCGACCTGCGTGAGCACACCGACGAGGACGCCGTCGCGGACGACGGGGGAGAAGCGGCGGCGCGAGCCGTGCAGCTGCTCGAACGCGGCCTCCAGGCCGCGCGTGCCGCCCTGCTCGACGACGGACAGGTCGACCGTCGTCGGGTGCGGGGACATGACGTCCTCGACCTGCGTGAACCGGTCGACGCCCTGGCAGTCGGCCTCGGTCACGACGCCGACCGGGCGGCCGTCCCGCACGACGACCGCCGCGCCGTGCGACCGCTTGCCGATGAGCGTGAGGGCGGTGTGCACGGTGTCGTGCGGCGAGACGACGACCGCGCTCTCGACGACTGTGTGCCGCGCCTTCACCGAGGACACGACGTCCGCGACCACGTCGGTCGGGATGTCCTGCGGGATGACCGCGATGCCGCCGCGGCGGGCGACCGTCTCGGCCATCCGGCGGCCCGCGACGGCCGTCATGTTGGCGACGACGACGGGGACGGTGGTGCCGGTGCCGTCGACGGGCGTGAGGTCGACGTCGAAGCGGGAGATGACCTCGGAACGCGACGGGACGAGGAAGACGTCGCCGTAGGTGAGGTCGGAGGCCGGAGTCTGGCCGGGCAGGAAGCGCATGGGAGTTCCCCTTTCCGATCGATGGTACCGGGTGGGGTGCGCGCGGCCTCGGCGGGACCGTGGGGCGGGCCGGGACCTGCGGCGTCGTCGCGCGGGATCTTCACCGCGCCTCCACGGTACCGACCACGCCCCTGACCGGCCCGGACGGCGGGGACCACCCCGCGGGACCTAGAGTGTGCAGGCGAAGCCTTCGGCGTCCGCAGCGTGCGGCATCGTCGCCGCACCGGGAGGAGAGGCTGCCTCATGGCACTGCTGGAGTCGATCACGTCACCCGCGGACGTGCGCCGCCTGACCCGCACGCAGGTCGCGCGGCTCGCGGACGAGATCCGCACGTTCCTCGTCGAGTCGGTGTCGCGGACGGGCGGCCACCTGGGCCCGAACCTCGGCGTCGTCGAGCTGACCATCGCGCTGCACCGCGTCTTCGACTCGCCGCGCGACACGATGGTGTTCGACACCGGTCACCAGGCGTACGTGCACAAGCTGCTGACGGGCCGCACGGACTTCTCGCAGCTGCGCCGTCGTGGTGGGCTCTCGGGCTACCCGAGCCGCACGGAGTCGGAGCACGACGTCGTCGAGAACTCGCACGCGTCGACCGCGCTGTCGTGGGCCGACGGGATCGCCAAGGCCAACCAGCTCCAGGGCCGCGGGCAGCGGCACGTCGTCGCGGTCATCGGCGACGGCGCGCTCACCGGCGGCATGGCCTGGGAGGCGCTCAACAACATCGCCGCCGGCCAGGACCGTCGCCTCGTGGTCGTCGTCAACGACAACGGCCGGTCCTACGCGCCGACGATCGGCGGCCTCGCCCGTCACCTCGACACGCTGCGCACGACACAGGGCTACGAGAACGTCCTGTCGTGGGGCAAGCAGACGCTCCGCCGGTCCGGCCCGCCCGGGCGGTTCGCGTACGACGCGCTGCACGGCCTGAAGAAGGGCATCAAGGACGTCGTCGCGCCGCAGGGGATGTTCGAGGACCTCGGGCTCAAGTACGTCGGGCCGGTCGACGGGCACGACGAGCAGGCCGTCGAGCACGCGCTGCGCCGCGCCAAGGCGTTCGGCGGGCCCGTGATCGTGCACGTCATCACCGAGAAGGGCCGCGGGTACACGCCGGCCGAGCAGGACGTCGCCGACCGGTTCCACGCGGTCGGCCAGATCCACCCGGAGACGGGTCTGCCGCTCGCTCCGTCGCGGTTCGGCTGGACGAGCGTGTTCGCCGACGAGATCGTGCGCATCGGCCGCCGCCGCAAGGACGTCGTGGCGATCACCGCGGCGATGCTCCAGCCGGTCGGGCTCGCGCCGTTCGCCGCGGAGTTCCCCGACCGCGTGTTCGACGTGGGCATCGCCGAGCAGCACGCGGCGACGTCGGCCGCCGGGATGGCCTACGGCGGGCTGCACCCGGTCGTCGCGGTCTACGCGACGTTCCTCAACCGCGCGTTCGACCAGGTGCTCATGGACGTCGCGCTGCACAAGGCCGGCGTGACGTTCGTGCTCGACCGGGCGGGCCTGACGGGCGACGACGGCGCGAGCCACAACGGCATGTGGGACATGGCGATGCTCGGCATCGTGCCCGGCCTGCGCCTCGCGGCTCCGCGCGACGAGCCCACGCTGCGCGACGCGCTGCGCACGGCCGTCGACGTCGACGACG
The sequence above is a segment of the Cellulomonas fimi genome. Coding sequences within it:
- a CDS encoding NUDIX hydrolase; translated protein: MTSAPATPAGARAELLDLCARGLDWRVDPTRVLRDVSAARPAAVLVLFGVLDAATADADRPAVAGDLDVLLQRRAATLGHHAGQVAFPGGRTEPDDDSPAAAAVREAVEETGLDPTGVEVLGELPPLAVPVSNHVVTPVPAWWTRPSEVAAVDHGETVDVFRVPVADLLDPTHRASVVHERFGARVRTPAFVVDDLVVWGFTGIVLSRMFDALGWAVPWDVRREVRPH
- the dxs gene encoding 1-deoxy-D-xylulose-5-phosphate synthase, yielding MALLESITSPADVRRLTRTQVARLADEIRTFLVESVSRTGGHLGPNLGVVELTIALHRVFDSPRDTMVFDTGHQAYVHKLLTGRTDFSQLRRRGGLSGYPSRTESEHDVVENSHASTALSWADGIAKANQLQGRGQRHVVAVIGDGALTGGMAWEALNNIAAGQDRRLVVVVNDNGRSYAPTIGGLARHLDTLRTTQGYENVLSWGKQTLRRSGPPGRFAYDALHGLKKGIKDVVAPQGMFEDLGLKYVGPVDGHDEQAVEHALRRAKAFGGPVIVHVITEKGRGYTPAEQDVADRFHAVGQIHPETGLPLAPSRFGWTSVFADEIVRIGRRRKDVVAITAAMLQPVGLAPFAAEFPDRVFDVGIAEQHAATSAAGMAYGGLHPVVAVYATFLNRAFDQVLMDVALHKAGVTFVLDRAGLTGDDGASHNGMWDMAMLGIVPGLRLAAPRDEPTLRDALRTAVDVDDAPTVVRYPKGAMGDPLPAVDDVDGIDVLARHDGADAEARSVLVVGVGAMAATAVATGELLAAHGLRVTVVDPRWVLPVPTALTKLAGEHDHVVTVEDGLVDGGIGALLGQRCTDVGVHTPVQAVGIPRRFLDHASRDQLVGELRLGPNDVARDVLTALGRVPGPGQ
- a CDS encoding type 1 glutamine amidotransferase, with the translated sequence MRPVLVLTHVPHEGPGLIAAGIDGPLRIRTVLHDAEPRLPALDEVSGVVVMGGPMDADDERFPGLVVERRLLADAVDADVPVLGVCLGMQVLALALGSRLHLRHGTEIGFAPVDVVAEDLVLGALGDRPTVLHWHSDAVDLPAGATLLASTPTTPVQAFRAGSALGLQFHPEVTASMLDLWLGTPDMTAALDPDEVDAVRAGGARHLPTLVPAAEKAFAAFGELVRTRG
- a CDS encoding GuaB1 family IMP dehydrogenase-related protein, with product MRFLPGQTPASDLTYGDVFLVPSRSEVISRFDVDLTPVDGTGTTVPVVVANMTAVAGRRMAETVARRGGIAVIPQDIPTDVVADVVSSVKARHTVVESAVVVSPHDTVHTALTLIGKRSHGAAVVVRDGRPVGVVTEADCQGVDRFTQVEDVMSPHPTTVDLSVVEQGGTRGLEAAFEQLHGSRRRFSPVVRDGVLVGVLTQVGALRSSIYAPATDAEGRLRVGAAVGINGDVKAKTAELLEAGVDVLVVDTAHGHQRKMLEALGAVRSLDPQVPVVAGNVVTAQGTRDLIEAGADIVKVGVGPGAMCTTRMMTAVGRPQFSAVLECAAEARRLGRHVWADGGVRHPRDVALALAAGASQVMIGSWFAGTHESPGDLHEDGEGRLYKESFGMASARAVAARTRGGSAFERARKALYEEGISSSRMYLDPRRPGVEDLLDHVTAGVRSAATYVGATSLEELFDRATVGIQSAAGYEEGRPLPDGW